The Eretmochelys imbricata isolate rEreImb1 chromosome 4, rEreImb1.hap1, whole genome shotgun sequence sequence TATGTAATAAAGAGACGTGAACTCTACAGAAAAGGAGCACACAGGTGAAAACAAGCCCTAGGGGATAATCCTGCCTTGGAGTAAAGCCAGTGAATGTCGGGGGTATATATAGAAGGCACGGAAGGCACCCTTGCACCTGGCAAGCGAATAGACAGCGTGGGTTGCAGGCAGCCTCGCTTGAAAATGCTGCAGCAGACTTTGGGTGAGAGAAACGTCTTCAGCCAGGAGGTTAACCTGCTAGTTTGTgtctagaaagtgtgttatgattttggtGGTTTCGGTAATGCCTTGTTTCCAaactctgttctttgttaataaatgtATTCTCATGTTCTGTCAGCTCGGCGCCTGTGGTTAAGCCAAGTGCTGGTCCCGAGTTGAATCTTACAAGCCAGTATGTACTGTTTATTTGGGAAAGTGTTCAGTGGCCCTGTAGTGGGTGTGTGTACCTAATCTTGGGTGTAACTAGAGGCTTGGGGGTGGGTGTCAGGGAGGGGCTCCGCagcaagactccctcatgctaagagcaggggtggtggtggtcaggcgCCTCCTgacccaggggaaggggagggtgcaGGTGCTGGTCCCCTGCTCTGGGGGTGTAAGAAAGCACCCTCCCACTTGTCTTCTGTGCCACGCGCATCCGGCACGTTACCCTTCTCCGCCTTGGTGACAGAGGCTTGGTTGTTGCTGGCCTCCAGGCCTCTGCCCCCTCTGCGGCTGCGCGCTGCTTTCTCGCTTTCTTTGGCGGGCGGGGGCGCAGGCGCcgttgtctttttgttctgggtccCTGCAGCGCTTGGCTCCGTGACCCGCGGTCTCGGCACTCAGCTGGTGCGGGCGGCGCATGCGCATTTGCATTGGGGTACAGCGTCCCATTGGGCGCCTTCCCAGCCAATGGGGAGACGCGGGCGGGGCAGGAAGCGGACCCCGCGCGGGAGAGCGGCGGCAGCTCCAAGCGTCCGGAGCAGGGAAGAGGCCGGAGCGGCGCGTGTCCGGCTGCCGGGCCGCGGAGAGCCCCCGGCCTTTGATAACGGTCAGAGACGGTACCTTtcgctccccctcccctccccccacggcaAGCTAGAGCCGGGCGAGGCTGTACTGGCGGCGGAGTCTCCTCTGGGCGGAGTTACCACAAGTGGAGCAGAGCTAGCTTGTGGGgtatttatatatagatataggaTGGACTGAAGTGGGTGCTGCCGTTTCTGACATACCAAAGTATAGCTTGTATGTATGTGTCTTACTGCACTAGTCAAGCAATTGCATTATGGTGGCTATACTGTATTTAagactgctgctcctgcctttcaCTAATCAATAATCGGAttcttgttccagtttctttcaggtatccttgccGGGGTGGAGAGGCTCTTTCTTGTGCTGCACTGTTTTACTTCAGAGATACATGTACAGACATTCTTTACCCACAACAATGCATGTGCCTTTAGGAACCTGCataatgggtttcagagtagcagctgtgttagtctgtatttgtgagctacagctcacttcatgaaagcTTATTAGTAACCTAAAAAATCTGGCCCCCTGGCTCCATGTTGCTTTTATATAGTGAGAGTTcaaaatttttttggttttgttcttgtCTGAAATGGCTTCTTGGTTATTTTACCTGTCACCTCAAGCTGGTTTGGAAATGTGGTAAGTGGTTGAGCCTATTAGAAAGTAAAAGTCACAATCTCtagtgtgttgttttttgttgttttttttttaaattttgaatgcTCAGTTAGGAAAAGTTATGTTTTTAACTCTGTTTAGCTAGATTTATGTAATTCTAGAGCATTAAAACCTCACAGTTGCTTTCTGCCAATCCCATTTGTAGGTGATACAGATCAAGGACTTCATCAGTTAAGGCTTGTAATAATGCTAAAAGATGAGATGCAAATTTTAGTTTAACTGCTTTAATTAATTTCCAAAGCTCTGGGCTCATGTGGTTGTTGGCATTCATATTTGAATAAACTTGGAAAGATTGTAGGACTCCGTCTATTACTCAGCTATTAGTAGGACGGTGCGGATACTGAAATAGAAAAAGTCAGGTTAATGACTGATGTTTGGAACCTTATTCTGAATATGTTGCTTCCTTTAAGGGGAACTGTTCTGTCATTATTGTAGACCTCCCTAATGGAATCCTGAGATGCAGTCCTCTTGCTTTCGTGTCCGGAATGTATATTATCCTACCATGTAAACATTCAGCTAGACTACTGAAATCCAGTTTCCGCTAGTTCTACACTACATGCtctcccaaactgtggggcacatcCCCCTGGGACAGACCTCTCAATTGTTCTTCAGTCTCTAGCTGTTTCACTGCTCACCAATTAAGATATGTCAGCATTTAACAACAACAGGGTTGTCCTataaaaaacaatttaataaCTGCTCAGCTGAACCTTACCTCTTTCTGAAAATGCCTGTCAAAATTCACACTTTGCCTAACTTTGTCTTGTCTTTTGACTTTACAGTTCAGTGCTGCTACCTTTCATGGAAATGGTGTTTACAagatgaataaaataaataagtcaCCTCTTCCCTGCCCGCAGTAGTTCAAATCCTTCATTGATTTTATCGAAAGGCAAAGTGTGGGTTATTAAGGCATCCAGGttgaattttttccccatatAGTCTGCAACTAGTTTAGGGACAGAATCTTTGCTCTTCCAGCCTGAAAGACAGAAGATTGTACATTATCTATCAACGTACTGCCACTGAAATAATGAGAGCAGTGCATTAATTGAGACTTTGTTGGGACTTGTCAATGTACATTTACTCATGGAATGCCATGTGCAAacaaaaagttaatattttaaaatggaagtgaTTCCTTACAGAGCAGGTTGCCAAAGAGCTatagtaatacatcagcagccccacatTCTCACATATTCATTTTAACCTGGGTCACTCCAAATAGGTTCTTGGGGGGGGCTAAATTAGGCTGGATGAAGCAAGCTTTACCATGACAGTAACTGGTACCCCCATCATCTCCTGGGGCTCTGGGATCCTTCATATTTTTCATCCTGTGACCATTACATAACTGCTTAGTGTTGTAACAATGTCCCTGATCAGCAGAACAGTGCTCAGAATCTGTGAATTTCACAAGCACACAAAAGAGTTTAGCCAGTTGTTCTCATGTCAATACCTCCAAAAACAGACCCCTTCCAGGTGCGGCCAGTGAAGAGCAGCATAGGATTGTAGGAGATCTGTGATGCTGTCGGAGGCACTCCTACAATCACACTCATTCCGTAGTTCTGGTGGCAGGATGCCAGGGCAGCTGTCTGATTTAAGACAATGAAATCATCTTAAGTGGACATTCCCAATgagaagtaaaataaatattgtggCCCGTATCCGTCCATCTGCCATCTTGAGTTGAGGAGGGACAAAAGTTGCTGGATTGGGGGTGAACCCCAATGCTGCTGCCTTGGGAAAGAATGCAATCCTCCACTCAGTTATACCAGTTTTATATTAGTGTAACTCAATTAATTTCAGTAgagatcaatggagttacatgCCATAAACTGCCTCCTAGCTGAATATGGCCAGCATAGGACACTAGATAAACCACTCGAAGCTGCTTAATTTTGCACTACATCATCATCGTACATCTTTTGGTCACATACCATGGTATCAGTGCGTCCAATGACTTCAAAGGAATAGTCCACACCATTACCACCAGTCAGCTCCATCAGCACATCTTCAATGGGCTTTGTGAAGTCCTGAGGGTTGATGCATTCGGTGGCTCCTAACTCTTTAGCCTTGGCAAATTTGCCCTTGTTGATGTCAACCCCAATGATCCGGGAAGCACCAGCGGCTTTACAGCCCATGACAACGGAGAGGCCAACTCCTCCCAGACCAAAGATGGCACAGGTAGAACCACGTTCCACCTGCATAATCATAAAAACATCAGAGTCTCTTAGAATCCAAGTGATATATAGTGATTCCACTGCATGAGTTATCTTGTAAATCTTTTCATTTTAGGCTCTGCTTGTATTGGATACAACACTTGAGAATTAGATGAAAGCATTTTTGCTATTCAAAGTAAAGGTTCCCATTACTGGATTACAACTGGATAAAACCTACCAAAGTATATGTTGGAGAATAGGTTTCTTTGGGCTCAGCCTATTCTAGAGATGAGGCCAGCTGTAAAATCAGATACTCATGTGGATTTGGATTCGTAACCCTCCATGTAAACTTTAGAGCTCTTCACATCCATGGCTTTGGTTGGAGCCTCTCTCTAGTTTTCATTAAATATAGCCAAAAAAGAAACCTGAACTGGGCCAATTTGGCAGCATGAAAGCTGTTGCCACAGAAAACTGTCAAGCCCCGAAGAACTCCGTGTTTACAGGGAAGCAATGATTTCATAGAAggcctttatttatttaatataaattaaagGAAACCTTTTTGTAATTCAGAAAATGCAAGATTATTTACTCCTAAAAATGAGCCAtaagatagataaataaataaaaactaacaAACTAACAGAGAAAACCCTACATGTGATAATAATACTTGGCTTTTGTATATAGCTTTTCCTCTGTAGAACTCAAAGTGCTAAACAGCATGTCAGCCGCAAAGCCAGTTCTCCTGACTCTCAGGCTGATGCCCTCTTTACTGGACTACACAAATAATCAGCACTATCCCAACAACAGAGTTTGTCCTTTAAACGCACATGCTAATCCTCACCTTGGCACTATTGAGGGCAGCCCCATAACCAGTGGAAAATCCACAGCCGATCAGACACACTTTTTCTGGAGGAGCAACTGCATCAATTTTGGCAACTGATGTCTCGTGCACCACTGTATATTCAGTGAAGGTGCTTGTACTAGCAAATTGATGAATCTGTTTTCCTTTGCAGgtaaacctagtggtgccatcgtTCATTAATCCACAAGCTGCACCAAGGCTATTCAAAAGACAaccaaaaataaagataaatttgatattttaaacATGGGCCAGTTTTACATGCATGATATCAAATTACTTAGGATAATAATTAAGGCTGCAAATCTTTCATGGAAGCATGGAGCAGCTGGGCACCGGCCGCTGCTCGggtggccccaggcagctggtcccaggctgccctggagctgcgGTCCAGGAGCAGCAGTGGCGTGCCAGGCCACCGCCCCCCAACAGTGTTGGTGGGGCCCCAGGCCACCCCCCCGCCTGGAGCAGCAGCGGCAGTGGGGCCCCAGGCCGCTCCTTAcccccaacagcagcagcatggtcCCGGAGCTTCCCCCCCATCTCCtaccccccagcagcagcagagtcccaaagcacctcccccccacccctgccccaggagcagcaACACCTGCGGGAGTGCCCCAGccagcacctaagatttagtcacgggtatttttagtacaagtcacggacaggtcggggcgtgactttttgtttattgcccgtgacctatccatgacttgtactaaaaaatacccgtgactaaatcatagccttaataataataatcaatgaAACTCACTCATTTTTAGTGCACAGATTGCCCTTGGAGCTTACGCAAGAGCTACACTCTCCACACTGTGGAACAAAGAGCGGGATGACTTTGTCTCCTAGAAATAGAGCAGAGCAGTTATGAAAATTTCAGTCAAGCAGATAGAGAACACcgaacagcacagaagtaaaagATTGTAGCGGGTACAGTTATTACACAAATACATGTGCAGGAAGAGTACAGTGCAGACTTGAGTTCTCACCACAACCATTTCAAACAAACGGAGTAGCTAGTAAGTACCTAAATGTTTTTGCTCTCCAAGACTCAAAATTCACTGCAAAATATATTAGTACCAAGTTCTGACTGGGAATTTCAACACAAAAAACATTAGGCAATTCAAACAGATGGTATCTATCAGCTGCTGTGGATGTGCTGGATACATGGTATGTGACAAAGCTTTGTTGCCTGTTCATAATCTACCACATTTCCCCTTTCTCacggggcggagggagggggaaaatgaaGTACTGTTAGCGTGGAGCGTGAATTTAATTTACCAATAGATAGTAGGGGGATCATGAAACTTTTTTTCGAAAAcctttttattaaggcaaagttacaatagaACATTAACATACATCACACATTGAATATTGATGCTAAACAAGTAAAGAATCCGGCTAAAGATTCTGGCTGGCGAGCCCTCCTCCTCTGAGTACACTAGGAAGGGTGACCACATTTCTAAATATCTATCCTCTTTGTGTCTCTTCTCTTGTGGACATACAtggtgtgaaagcttttccattacaaAGACAATCCATATTTTACTATACCAAAATTCCAGAGGAGGAGTCACATATCCAATAATGGGCAATATAAAGTCTAGctgctaacaataaaaaaaattaatttgttgttttgttaaaaatgaaaactctttACTGGACCTCTAAATACACATGTTAAGGGATATCCAGGAAGCCGCATTTTGTCATCAGATGAATCTCGTTATTAATTCCCTCCCAAAACTGTTTAACTCCAAAACGCAACCACTACATTCTGTTGTAACATGAGTCatggtatggaaaaggttgagaactactggtatGGGGGCTTAGAGGTGCTAAATTAAATAGGCCTTATAGGTTCTTTTTTAACTCCATACAAAAGACCTGAAttaacaggaaatgaagaattcaTTGACTGTTACCCTTGTGTCTTGAGTCTCTGTCCAATATCTAGTCCTGCTGCTGCAACATGGGGATGCAGACAGCTAAACAACTCCccagaagagcacaggaggagaATTTGCACGTGAGTGAGTTTACCAGCTCTTtgattctccctgccttctcccATGCAGTCCACTACATTTGAAACCCATTCTCCCTAACCCAAAATGATTTCTTCCCTCCAGTCCCTGCTTCAAGCACTTCCTACATAAGCTTCTAGTCTCTCCTCATTAAGGAGTTAGCAAGCCAGATGTTGTaaactcttctttttaaaaaacagtaaggCTCACAAGATGTGCAGAAGTTCAGTGCTCAAAAGACATTGATTTCTGTCCCATCCTCATCTCCTTCTTGCATTATTTCTTTGTGTATAATCTGTAAATTCTTTGTGGCAGGAACCTGGTCTTCATACCTATAGAATGTACAGAACCTAGTACGACGTTggtattttataaatattataataatatCAACTGTACCACCATTTTTGCAGCCCAAGAATAGATGGGGGCAACAGGCCTTTTGGACATTCTCTGAAGCTCTGGGACAGATGGTAATCAGAGTTGGATAATATACCATGCATACATACAGGGCCATCCCTGGCGGGGGTGCGGGGCCTGGGACATAGGcactgagtttctaatctgccaggtttcagagtagcagccgtgttagtgtgtattcgcaaaaagaaaaggagtacttgtggcaccttagagactaacaaatttatttgagcgtaagctttcgtgagctacagctcacttcattggatgctcccAGGGGTGCTCCCCCCAGCGCcgcacaggccctgcccccactccaccccttcccccaaggccccaccccaccctgcttcttcccccccatttcatcccagccccacctcttcccaccctgcctctttcctgccaaattccacccccaccctcccgaGTGTGCTGCACCCTCGCTtttctcccttccccgcccccatcgCCTCGTGACGCTGCGAAACATCTGATCCACGGCAAGCAGGAGGCGCTGAGAGGGAGCTGCTGGTAGGGGTCTGCCGGTGGCCGCCACTCGCCTCCTCACCGCTCTCCCACCTGCCTGCTGCTCGCCTTTTCCATAACCAGTGGAAAATCCACAGCCGATCAGACACACTTTTTCCGGAGGAGCAACTGCATCAATTTTGGCAACTGATGTCTCGTGCACCACTGTATATTCAGTGAAGGTGCTTGTACTAGCAAATTGATGAATCTGTTTTCCTTTGCAGgtaaacctagtggtgccatcgtTCATTAATCCACAAGCTGCACCAAGGCTTTTCAAAAGACAACCAAAAATAAAGGTAAATTCGATATTTTAAACATGGGCCAGTTTTACATGAATGATAACAAATTACTTAGGATAATAATTAAGGCTGCAAATCTTTCATGGAAGCACGGAGCAGCTGGGCACTGGCCGCTGCTCGggcggccctggggccagccgctGCTCGGGCAGTCCCAGGCAGTTggtcccaggctgccctggagctgcgGTCCAGGAGTAGCAGTGGCGCGCCAGGCCGccgccccctcacctccccatccccctcatgTTTTTATCAAAGCGTGGGGCCCAGGGCGGTCGCCCCGATTCGCCATACCCAAAGGACGGCTCTGGATACATATAAACATACCaattagttgcacacatacaaaacaggaaatgactgcctaggaaggagtactgcagaaagggatctgggggtcatagtggctCACAAGCTaagtgagagtcaacagtgtaaccctgttgcaaaaaaagcaaacatcattctgggatgtattagcaggagcgttgtaagcaaaaggcgagaagtaattcttccgctctactctgcgctgattaggcctcaactgtggagtattgtgtcctgttttgggtgctacattttgggaaagatatggacaaattggaaaaagtccagtaagagaaacaaaaatgatgaaagatttAGAAAATAATGACCTATGAAGgaggattgaaaaaattgggtttgtttagtctggagaagagaagactgagaggggacatgttaCCAGTTtccaagcacataaaaggttgttacaagaaggaggaagaaaaaaatgttttcattaacctctgagaataggacaagaagcaatgggcttaaattgcatcaagggtggtttaggttggacaataggaaaaacttcctgtcaggatggttaagcactggaataaattgcctagggaggttgtggaatctccatcattggagattttaaagagcaggttggacaaacacctgtcaggaatggtctagataatactttgtcctgccttgagtgcaggggactggactacaaaacctcatgaggtcccttacagttctatgattctatgaaattccaAATTTTGGAAGTACAGCTATTTCCCCTTTACTAGGCCCTCCACATCCAACTATTACACATATCAGATTAATGGACTATTTGCCCATCACTACCACCCAATGTCCAGGGAGTTGATGGAACCAAGATGAACATACGAACACAGATCGGTCCCTAGACTAATACTCCCTTTTGATAGCCTTTCTATAACATTCCCTACCCATTTACTGTTCCGTCTTTATTTtgtctcattattttgtccagaCACATGGCAGTATACTCCAAAATTTCAAAAGGTAATCAACCTCTTCCTTTACCAAACTCTCTTAAGGCAAACTTCTTTAGATCATTTAATCACTCATCCTTTCTGTACCAGCTTTTGGGTATTTAAGCCAATTCATTTATTTACAGTTTATCTCcactaaatatatatattcaccAGACAATCTCAATTAGCAACCAAACAATTCACTCTCATATTTTGTTTAAGTCAAAAGTTCTTGGGCAAACATCAGCAAAGAATATCTTAAAgcttactgacaggtttcagagtaacagccgtgttagtctgtgttcgcaaaaagaaaaggagtacttgtagcaccttagagactaaccaatttattgcaatgcccctctgc is a genomic window containing:
- the LOC144263782 gene encoding LOW QUALITY PROTEIN: alcohol dehydrogenase 1-like (The sequence of the model RefSeq protein was modified relative to this genomic sequence to represent the inferred CDS: substituted 1 base at 1 genomic stop codon), which produces MSAVSSSERTTTEKTLQMMNAEEDDSKIPNQPQPLIATNGQTDDQYKVPGRRLEPHLGEDATYTNAILFSLLFSXVIKCKAAVAWEPKKPFSIEEVEVAPPKAQEVRIKILATGICRSDDHVMSGAFAVPFPIILGHEAAGVVESVGEGVTYVKPGDKVIPLFVPQCGECSSCVSSKGNLCTKNDLGAACGLMNDGTTRFTCKGKQIHQFASTSTFTEYTVVHETSVAKIDAVAPPEKVCLIGCGFSTGYGAALNSAKVERGSTCAIFGLGGVGLSVVMGCKAAGASRIIGVDINKGKFAKAKELGATECINPQDFTKPIEDVLMELTGGNGVDYSFEVIGRTDTMTAALASCHQNYGMSVIVGVPPTASQISYNPMLLFTGRTWKGSVFGGWKSKDSVPKLVADYMGKKFNLDALITHTLPFDKINEGFELLRAGKSIRTVLLIAE